The proteins below are encoded in one region of Oncorhynchus tshawytscha isolate Ot180627B linkage group LG04, Otsh_v2.0, whole genome shotgun sequence:
- the LOC112248841 gene encoding calmodulin-regulated spectrin-associated protein 1-B-like isoform X4, with product MRDVCDGAALLTVVHYYCPNLMKLDDICLKEVTSIADSLYNIQLLKEFANEYLNKSFYLTIEDMLYSPLVLKHNVMVFIAEFFWWFETVKPEFVQPRTEEFKDARSMAQPKSARPSVPISNATKRSFQVTPGITEASLSVSAQSSPDVSNRYFLHPAEDSDPLTKGGPAAAFSTSHPLLPLRQRQQKQQQGEDGSGIRNRSNSLENRQPRGSVQAWPDKRQRPMSTLNPYTFGISATDSDADIASGDSVSLARSISKDSLASNVANLTPKHQGLTPQGHTLIGPAQVGRAPVSPAPRRVNGHGLLGNVNMEEEEEEKLVSVMRTEASTALPSQGEATQPTAGARPKDSFYLEPLMPAVLKSAKEKSVCLNKEEESGEVGRSWGAGSIRRVEGVPGLAASARRKIPTSLNRTSTPTSSGEFAVSAEASLAGPPQGQGACKNLVTSSVDPSSREPPGGFYLHSDSDNQNPGQDLEPDLDEADEEDLDEALTTKDPTRPRKAFDEEEESAKLQEDLKEKEDRDKGDDGGSGRSSPCLSTHSQASSLASGSIRMTSFAERKAQQRFGSNHDLRPSASSSQRTTPDGSECSGPLSLPTSWRLKRDQSPSSPQGGRGDGGTNLLASELVQLHMQLEEKRKAIEHQKKKMEVLSARHRQKLGKAAFLHIVKKGKSDTLPHPLKPDYNSKEELNGDKGGSSKDDSCLDALRVAKETGSATSPVPDALEMVERKCSGSTGLLLDEELDLNECNRSIEMLNDAIGSIQQQMMQLSLQQDLLMKQNVQSPPGPPPPNDKTSGSEPKAQSAAHFVEMGSGAPTTGTAPTRKPPKLTSARGPRSKPSELKLVKEHGRQGLTSSRAITPTHSLETLPHLRQFPGGRSPRADPPDTRTPSVGGETISVQDKPGRSATFRLNDEANLRTMARIDPVNVTPEVSFECLSSTLREGELNSSDGSGKENVPLEEVSWSKAPLIEVDLSDLKDPEEMEGDCGQNSTMDGEDGEQKSGLGFFFKDEQKAEDELAKKRAAFLVRQQKKAEDARLRKLQLESETEQKREESRRKAEEDRMRKEEEKARRELIKEQYLRRKQQELMEEQGLGSPAKPKTPKTKPKKPSHQTHRPKSAFSREESSSDTFSSKCSSSTPDNLSSAQSGSSLSLASAATTEADSVNSGGAGSQRGESESFPGLSRNASRNTERDWDNGSTASSINSMAEYTGPKLFKEPSSKSNKPIIFNAISHCCLAGKVNEPQKNTLLEELEKVEAHHLMILFRDGGCQFRGVYSFFPDTEEILKLTGTGPKSISKKMIDKLYKYSSDRKQFTVIPAKTVSVSIDAITIHNHLWQAKRTTVPKKSGK from the exons CACAATGTGATGGTGTTCATTGCGGAGTTCTTCTGGTGGTTTGAGACGGTCAAGCCAGAGTTTGTCCAACCCAGGACTGAGGAGTTCAAAGATG CCCGATCCATGGCTCAGCCGAAGAGTGCCCGCCCCTCAGTGCCCATCTCCAATGCCACCAAGCGTAGCTTCCAGGTGACCCCTGGCATCACCgaggcctctctgtctgtctctgcccagAGCAGCCCTGATGTCTCCAACAGGTACTTCCTGCACCCTGCTGAAGACTCTGACCCTCT TACTAAAGGAGGTCCTGCTGCAGCCTTCAGCACCTCccacccactcctccctctgagGCAGAGACAACAGAAGCAGCAACAGGGAGAGGATGGATCAG GAATTAGAAACCGCTCCAACTCCTTGGAGAACAGACAGCCACGAGGTTCAGTGCAGGCCTGgcctgacaagagacagag GCCAATGTCAACGCTCAACCCGTACACGTTTGGTATCTCAGCCACTGACAGCGACGCTGATATAGCCTCTGGGGACAGTGTGAGTCTGGCCCGCTCCATCAGTAAAGACAGCCTGGCCTCTAATGTAGCCAACCTCACCCCCAAACACCAGGGTCTCACCCCCCAGGGCCACACCCTGATCGGACCCGCCCAGGTAGGCCGCGCCCCAGTCAGCCCTGCACCCCGCCGAGTCAACGGCCACGGCCTGCTGGGAAACgtcaacatggaggaggaggaggaggagaaacttGTGTCGGTGATGAGGACTGAAGCGTCAACAGCTCTCCCCAGTCAGGGCGAGGCGACGCAGCCAACTGCTGGGGCCAGGCCCAAGGATAGCTTTTACTTAGAACCACTGATGCCTGCTGTGTTGAAATCGGCAAAAGAGAAGTCTGTATGCCTGaataaggaggaggagagtggggaggtGGGGCGATCGTGGGGAGCGGGGTCCATCCGGAGAGTAGAGGGGGTGCCTGGACTCGCGGCGTCGGCCAGGAGAAAAATCCCCACCAGCCTAAATCGGACCTCTACTCCCACTTCTAGTGGGGAGTTTGCCGTGTCTGCTGAAGCTTCATTGGCTGGGCCACCCCAGGGACAAGGAGCCTGTAAAAACCTGGTCACCAGTAGTGTGGACCCCTCCTCCAGAGAGCCACCTGGGGGCTTCTACCTCCACTCTGACAGTGACAACCAGAATCCTGGTCAGGACCTGGAGCCAGACCTGGACGAGGCTGATGAGGAGGACCTGGATGAAGCTCTCACCACCAAGGACCCAACCAGGCCTAGGAAGGCCTTCGATGAGGAAGAAGAGTCAGCCAAGCTGCAGGAGGACCTgaaggagaaagaggacaggGATAAAggggatgatggtggtagtggacgCTCCAGCCCCTGTCTCAGCACCCACTCCCAGGCCAGCAGCCTGGCCAGCGGCAGTATACGCATGACCAGCTTCGCTGAACGCAAGGCCCAGCAGCGCTTTGGCAGCAACCATGACCTGCGACCCAGTGCGTCCAGCTCCCAAAGGACCACCCCAGACGGCTCCGAGTGCAGCGGgcccctctctctgcccaccTCCTGGAGGCTGAAGAGGGACCAGAGCCCCTCCTCGCCCCAGGGGGGGCGGGGGGACGGTGGCACCAACTTGTTGGCTTCTGAGCTGGTACAGCTCCACATGcagctggaggagaagaggaaggccATCGAGCaccagaagaagaagatggaggtgCTGTCAGCCAGACATAGACAGAAGCTGGGCAAGGCTGCCTTTCTGCACATCGTCAAGAAGGGCAAGAGCGACACCCTGCCCCACCCGCTCAAACCAGACTACAACTCCAAAGAGGAGCTCAACGGGGACAAAGGGGGGAGCTCGAAAGATGACTCGTGCCTGGATGCACTGAGAGTGGCCAAAGAGACAGGGTCTGCCACCTCGCCAGTCCCAGATGCCTTAGAGATGGTGGAAAGGAAGTGCAGCGGTAGCACTGGTCTGCTGCTGGACGAAGAACTGGACCTGAACGAATGTAACCGCTCCATTGAGATGCTGAATGATGCCATCGGCAGCATCCAGCAGCAGATGATGCAGCTGTCCCTCCAGCAGGACCTGCTGATGAAACAGAATGTACAGTCCCCTCCTGGCCCCCCTCCTCCCAACGACAAGACCAGCGGCTCTGAACCAAAAGCCCAATCTGCCGCCCACTTTGTGGAGATGGGCAGCGGCGCACCAACCACCGGTACCGCACCAACCAGGAAACCCCCCAAGCTGACCTCGGCCAGAGGCCCAAGGTCGAAGCCCTCTGAGCTGAAGCTGGTCAAGGAGCACGGGAGGCAGGGCCTTACCTCCAGCAGGGCAATCACCCCCACCCACAGCCTGGAGACCCTGCCCCACTTGAGGCAGTTCCCCGGGGGCAGGTCCCCCAGGGCAGACCCCCCTGACACCAGAACCCCCTCTGTTGGTGGAGAGACAATTAGTGTGCAGGACAAGCCTGGACGGAGCGCCACCTTTAGGCTCAACGATGAGGCTAACCTGCGCACAATGGCCCGTATCGACCCGGTAAATGTCACCCCAGAAGTGTCCTTTGAGTGCCTGTCCAGTACCTTGAGGGAGGGGGAGCTGAATTCCTCGGACGGCTCGGGGAAGGAGAACGTCCCCTTGGAGGAAGTGTCATGGAGCAAAGCCCCCCTGATAGAGGTGGACCTGTCAGACCTGAAGGAcccagaggagatggagggagactgtGGTCAAAACAGCACCATGGATGGAGAAGACGGAGAACAGAAGTCTGGCCTGGGATTCTtcttcaag GATGAACAGAAGGCGGAGGATGAGCTGGCTAAGAAGAGGGCAGCGTTCCTCGTAAGGCAGCAGAAGAAGGCTGAGGATGCCCGGTTACGCAAACTACAGCTGGAGTCAGAGACTGAACAGAAGCGGGAAGAGTCCAG GCGGAAGGCGGAGGAGGACCggatgaggaaggaggaggagaaggcccGTAGGGAGCTGATCAAGGAGCAGTACCTGAGGAGGAAGCAGCAGGAGCTGATGGAGGAGCAGGGCCTTGGCAGCCCAGCCAAGCCCAAGACCCCCAAGACCAAGCCTAAGAAACCCAGTCACCAGACTCACAGACCCAAGTCTGCGTTCAGCAGAGAGGAGTCATCCAGCGACACCTTCTCTTCCAAGTGCTCTTCATCTACAC CTGACAACCTGAGCAGTGCCCAGTCAGGCTCCAGTCTGTCCCTGGCCTCTGCTGCCACCACTGAGGCAGACAGCGTTAACTCTGGAGGAGCAGGATCCCAACG TGGTGAGTCTGAGTCTTTCCCAGGCCTGAGTCGAAACGCCAGTCGAAAcactgagagagactgggacaaCGGCTCCACTGCATCTTCAATCAACTCCATGGCAGAATACACTG GTCCCAAGCTGTTCAAGGAGCCCAGTTCCAAGTCCAATAAGCCCATCATCTTCAACGCTATCTCTCACTGCTGCCTGGCTGGCAAGGTCAATGAACCCCAGAAGAACACCCTCCTAGAG GAGCTGGAGAAGGTTGAGGCTCACCACCTGATGATCCTGTTCAGGGACGGGGGCTGCCAGTTCCGGGGAGTCTACTCCTTCTTCCCAGACACGGAGGAGATCCTCAAGCTGACTGGCACGGGCCCCAAGAGCATCAGCAAGAAGATGATTGACAAGCTCTACAAGTACAGCTCGGACCGCAAGCAGTTCACCGTCATCCCCGCCAAGACTGTGTCGGTCAGCATAGACGCCATCACCATCCACAACCACCTGTGGCAGGCCAAGAGAACCACTGTGCCAAAGAAGAGTGGGAAATAA